The following proteins are co-located in the Streptomyces sp. NBC_00435 genome:
- a CDS encoding GntR family transcriptional regulator, giving the protein MTKDASDSSGSVLKRERVREYLLGLVDIRRPGDAIPSERTLCATLEVSRPTLRAAVDELVATGLLVREHGRGMFVAPAKITQELAGDEAAFAMRRAGGHWSGRILEHSTVQAGARIGRRLRISPGAQLLYIARLRLVDGAPMAIEHLHIPADLVPALTPEELEAGDLYEHLRDHHGVYVHEAQQSIEPTVVNEAEAGLLDVPLLSPALLIERLTTDSTGRPVEYVHSVYRGDRYRIVSRLALGASLDASPGAGRPGGHHPGIPPGDLGRRAVITSTTTGDVHTST; this is encoded by the coding sequence ATGACGAAGGACGCGTCCGACTCATCAGGTTCGGTACTCAAGCGCGAGCGGGTCCGCGAGTACCTGCTGGGCCTCGTCGACATCCGCCGGCCGGGCGACGCGATCCCCTCCGAACGCACCCTGTGCGCCACCTTGGAGGTCTCCCGCCCCACCCTGCGCGCGGCGGTGGACGAGCTCGTGGCCACGGGCCTGCTCGTGCGCGAGCACGGGCGCGGGATGTTCGTGGCCCCTGCCAAGATCACCCAGGAACTGGCCGGCGACGAGGCCGCGTTCGCGATGCGCCGGGCCGGCGGACACTGGTCGGGCCGGATCCTGGAGCACTCCACCGTCCAGGCGGGTGCCCGTATCGGCCGCCGGCTGCGGATCTCCCCCGGCGCACAGCTCCTCTACATCGCCCGGCTGCGGCTGGTGGACGGCGCCCCGATGGCGATCGAGCACCTGCACATCCCGGCCGATCTGGTACCGGCGCTGACCCCGGAGGAACTGGAGGCCGGGGACCTCTACGAGCACCTGCGCGACCACCACGGCGTGTACGTGCACGAGGCGCAGCAGTCCATCGAGCCGACGGTGGTCAACGAGGCGGAGGCGGGCCTGCTGGACGTCCCGCTGCTCTCCCCCGCCCTGCTCATCGAGCGGCTCACCACCGACTCCACCGGTCGCCCCGTGGAGTACGTGCACTCCGTCTACCGGGGCGACCGCTACCGCATCGTCTCGCGCCTCGCCCTCGGAGCGTCCCTGGACGCGTCCCCGGGGGCTGGCCGGCCGGGCGGCCACCACCCGGGGATCCCGCCGGGCGACCTGGGCCGCCGGGCGGTCATCACCTCCACCACCACCGGGGACGTCCACACGAGCACGTGA
- a CDS encoding beta-N-acetylhexosaminidase: MPDADLRPDLALVPRPDFLIPLPGRFTLDRRTGLRAGPGAEGAAALLRELLTPATGLPLAPDPAGRISFLLDPGPGAPGDWPLGAEGYALTVRPDRVLLRAAHPEGLLRGVQTLRQLLPPEALATGGAQARTPTPDWSLPCVQITDRPRFAWRGAMLDVARHFQPVAYVRRFVDLLALHKLNVLHLHLTDDQGWRMPVAAYPRLTEIGGRRRESAGDGVPHEGAYTRAELTGLVAYAARRGVSVVPEIEMPGHARAALAAYPELGNRPGVRLEPWTRWGICENVFGVHDAVLDFCRGVLDEVADVFPGPYVHLGGDECPGAEWERSPAARARIAAEGLAGPGALHGWFMDAVATHLAGLGRRPLGWTRTGTELPAPFTAMAWLDAEHGRAAALRGHDVIMAPYRSTYLDYPQSADPGEPRGQDGVLDLRGVYDNEPAPAHWEPEAARRVLGTQAQLWTEYARTPAELDYLAFPRLCALAETAWSAQRDWPDFHRRQGHHQTRLAAFGVRGRSLPSPHPERNAACEPTSAVRP, translated from the coding sequence GTGCCCGACGCCGACCTCCGTCCCGACCTCGCGCTCGTCCCGCGCCCCGACTTCCTGATCCCCCTGCCCGGCCGCTTCACCCTCGATCGCCGCACCGGACTGCGCGCCGGCCCCGGAGCCGAAGGGGCGGCCGCGCTCCTGCGCGAACTGCTCACCCCGGCCACCGGATTGCCGCTGGCCCCGGACCCCGCCGGGCGGATCTCCTTCCTCCTGGACCCGGGCCCGGGCGCACCCGGCGATTGGCCCCTCGGCGCCGAGGGGTACGCCCTCACCGTCCGCCCCGACCGCGTGCTGCTGCGCGCCGCCCACCCCGAGGGGCTGCTCCGCGGGGTCCAGACCCTGCGCCAGCTGCTGCCGCCCGAGGCGCTGGCCACCGGGGGCGCGCAGGCCCGTACGCCCACCCCCGACTGGTCGCTGCCCTGCGTACAGATCACCGACCGGCCGCGGTTCGCCTGGCGCGGAGCCATGCTGGACGTGGCCCGCCACTTCCAGCCCGTGGCCTACGTACGCCGCTTCGTGGACCTGCTCGCCCTGCACAAGCTCAACGTCCTGCACCTCCACCTCACCGACGACCAGGGCTGGCGGATGCCGGTCGCCGCCTACCCCCGGCTCACCGAGATCGGCGGCCGGCGAAGGGAGAGCGCCGGTGACGGGGTCCCGCACGAAGGGGCCTACACCCGTGCGGAGCTGACCGGACTCGTCGCCTACGCGGCCCGGCGAGGGGTGAGCGTGGTACCCGAGATCGAGATGCCCGGCCACGCCCGCGCCGCCCTGGCCGCCTACCCCGAACTCGGCAACCGCCCCGGTGTCCGGCTGGAACCGTGGACCCGCTGGGGGATCTGCGAGAACGTCTTCGGGGTCCACGACGCCGTCCTCGACTTCTGCCGGGGAGTGCTCGACGAGGTCGCCGACGTGTTCCCCGGGCCGTACGTCCACCTCGGCGGCGACGAATGCCCCGGAGCGGAATGGGAACGTTCGCCGGCCGCCCGCGCGCGGATCGCCGCCGAGGGGCTGGCCGGACCGGGCGCGCTGCACGGGTGGTTCATGGACGCCGTCGCCACACACCTGGCCGGGCTCGGCCGCCGCCCGCTCGGCTGGACCCGGACCGGCACCGAACTGCCCGCCCCCTTCACGGCCATGGCCTGGCTCGACGCGGAGCACGGGCGGGCCGCCGCGCTGCGCGGCCACGACGTGATCATGGCCCCGTACCGCTCCACCTACCTCGACTACCCGCAGTCCGCCGATCCCGGCGAACCCCGGGGCCAGGACGGCGTGCTCGACCTGCGTGGTGTCTACGACAACGAACCCGCCCCCGCGCACTGGGAGCCCGAGGCCGCGCGCCGTGTCCTCGGCACCCAGGCGCAGCTGTGGACCGAGTACGCGCGCACCCCGGCCGAACTCGACTACCTGGCCTTCCCGAGGCTGTGCGCCCTGGCCGAAACCGCCTGGTCGGCGCAGCGCGACTGGCCCGACTTCCACCGCAGGCAAGGCCACCACCAGACCCGGCTCGCCGCCTTCGGCGTGCGCGGCCGATCCCTTCCCTCCCCCCACCCCGAGAGGAACGCAGCATGCGAACCCACAAGCGCCGTACGGCCGTAG
- a CDS encoding cellulose binding domain-containing protein, translated as MRTHKRRTAVALAIALTAGLGSAALTALPATAAADSVKVQYRTSATGATADQAEPWFKVVNTGSGAVSLNQVTFRYYFKADGPDTQYRYACSWAVRGCANITGTFGTPATPTATADRYLEITFTGGAGTLAPGADTGDMQLRFYRADWQTLRQSDDYSFDGSRTAYGDWDKVTAQLGSTTVWGTAPGGNVPDPTPTPTPTGPTPTPTPTPTDPGPAGASLFDDFTYTSSSDPAIATHGWSVRSNSGGPGVPGASWSPSNVTFAAEGGSTVMNMETSTAGSGESTKQTEVLTKTSKFKNGTYAARVKFSDAPKYGPDGDHLVQTFFTINDLKAPMADDYAEYDFEYLPNGGWGEPSNILYTTSWETYRPDPWEAVNQHTESRISYAGWHDLVLTIDNNAITYYIDGQVFGTHDARYLPERPMSINFNQWLIDLNGQPGTSPRAYDQKVDYVLHVKDQVLTPAQVAAKVGAYRTAGTAFVDEVPNG; from the coding sequence ATGCGAACCCACAAGCGCCGTACGGCCGTAGCCCTGGCCATCGCCCTGACCGCCGGTCTCGGCTCGGCCGCGCTGACCGCCCTGCCCGCGACCGCGGCGGCCGACTCCGTCAAGGTCCAGTACCGCACCAGCGCCACCGGGGCCACCGCGGACCAGGCGGAGCCCTGGTTCAAGGTGGTCAACACCGGCTCCGGCGCCGTCTCCCTGAACCAGGTCACGTTCCGCTACTACTTCAAGGCCGACGGCCCGGACACCCAGTACCGGTACGCCTGTTCGTGGGCGGTGAGGGGCTGCGCCAACATCACCGGCACCTTCGGCACCCCGGCGACTCCCACGGCCACCGCCGACCGGTACCTGGAGATCACCTTCACCGGCGGCGCGGGCACCCTCGCCCCCGGCGCCGACACCGGCGACATGCAGCTGCGCTTCTACCGCGCCGACTGGCAGACGCTGCGCCAGTCCGACGACTACTCCTTCGACGGATCCCGCACGGCGTACGGGGACTGGGACAAGGTGACCGCCCAGCTGGGCTCCACCACCGTCTGGGGCACCGCGCCCGGCGGGAACGTCCCCGACCCGACTCCGACGCCCACCCCGACGGGCCCGACGCCCACGCCCACCCCGACCCCGACCGACCCGGGACCGGCCGGGGCCAGCCTCTTCGACGACTTCACGTACACCTCCTCCTCGGACCCGGCGATAGCGACCCACGGCTGGAGCGTGCGTTCGAACTCCGGCGGTCCCGGGGTCCCGGGCGCGTCCTGGTCCCCTTCGAACGTGACCTTCGCGGCCGAGGGCGGCAGCACCGTCATGAACATGGAGACCTCCACGGCCGGCTCCGGCGAGAGCACCAAGCAGACCGAAGTCCTCACCAAGACAAGCAAGTTCAAGAACGGCACGTACGCGGCGCGGGTGAAGTTCTCCGACGCCCCTAAGTACGGCCCGGACGGCGACCACCTCGTGCAGACCTTCTTCACCATCAACGACCTCAAGGCCCCGATGGCCGACGACTACGCCGAGTACGACTTCGAGTACCTCCCCAACGGCGGCTGGGGTGAGCCCTCCAACATCCTCTACACCACCTCCTGGGAGACCTACCGTCCCGACCCGTGGGAGGCGGTCAACCAGCACACCGAGTCCCGGATCAGCTACGCGGGCTGGCACGACCTGGTGCTCACCATCGACAACAACGCCATCACCTACTACATCGACGGCCAGGTCTTCGGCACGCACGACGCCAGGTACCTGCCCGAGCGGCCCATGTCGATCAACTTCAACCAGTGGCTGATCGACCTGAACGGTCAGCCGGGCACGTCGCCCCGCGCCTACGACCAGAAGGTGGACTACGTCCTGCACGTCAAGGACCAGGTCCTGACCCCGGCCCAGGTCGCGGCCAAGGTCGGCGCCTACCGCACGGCGGGCACGGCCTTCGTGGACGAGGTCCCGAACGGCTGA
- a CDS encoding S8 family peptidase: MRSHLRRRYGAALALASALALGVDSGASAATPPEGVVLYAGAPTAVDGSYLVLLDPARAGSRTDRGRAVVERFGATVSRTYDSAVNGFAVRMTERQARRLAADPAVAHVAQNRKLRFDATQPNPPSWGVDRIDQRRSPVNESFTYPAAAGKGVTAYVIDTGINISHQDFGGRASYGYDAIDGDTEADDMHGHGTHVAGTLVGTTFGVAKRAKVVAVRVLDWNGEGTTEQVVAGIDWVTRHAVKPAVANMSLGGDPDEVLDAAVRGSIATGITYAVAAGNQNMDASGHSPARVSQALTVGAVSDHDARSSYSNFGPLVDLFAPGDSITSAVSWGDEWSTVMSGTSMATPHVAGVAALYLAGRPTATPAQVANALTAAATTGAVLNAGRGSPDRSLYVGNVPNRVLGKRFPNGTNLPVGDLQTVESRITVSGVPGRAPAQLDVELYIKHPDSGTLRVDLIAPDGTVYPVKDEYTGWGEGDFVGLYSVNASSETAVGVWKLRVFDAFAGNTGYLDGWALRF, encoded by the coding sequence ATGCGATCACATTTACGGCGGCGGTACGGAGCCGCACTCGCACTCGCCTCGGCGCTCGCGCTCGGGGTGGACTCCGGAGCCTCGGCCGCGACGCCGCCGGAAGGGGTGGTCCTGTACGCCGGGGCGCCCACCGCCGTCGACGGCAGCTACCTGGTCCTGTTGGACCCGGCCCGCGCGGGTTCCCGTACGGACCGGGGCCGGGCCGTGGTCGAACGGTTCGGCGCCACGGTCAGCAGGACGTACGACTCGGCCGTCAACGGCTTCGCCGTCCGGATGACGGAGCGCCAGGCGCGCCGGCTCGCCGCCGATCCGGCCGTCGCCCACGTCGCGCAGAACCGGAAGCTGCGCTTCGACGCCACCCAGCCGAACCCGCCCTCGTGGGGCGTGGACCGGATCGACCAGCGCAGGTCGCCGGTGAACGAATCCTTCACCTACCCGGCCGCGGCCGGGAAGGGCGTGACCGCCTACGTCATCGACACCGGAATCAACATCAGCCACCAGGACTTCGGCGGGCGGGCCTCCTACGGCTACGACGCGATCGACGGCGACACCGAGGCCGATGACATGCACGGGCACGGCACGCACGTGGCCGGGACGCTCGTGGGCACCACCTTCGGGGTGGCCAAGCGGGCGAAGGTGGTGGCCGTCCGGGTCCTCGACTGGAACGGGGAGGGCACGACCGAGCAGGTGGTCGCCGGGATCGACTGGGTCACCCGGCACGCGGTGAAGCCGGCCGTCGCGAACATGAGCCTGGGCGGGGATCCGGACGAGGTGCTGGACGCGGCCGTCCGGGGATCCATCGCTACCGGCATCACCTACGCGGTGGCCGCCGGAAACCAGAACATGGACGCCTCCGGGCACTCACCTGCCCGAGTCTCCCAGGCGCTGACGGTCGGAGCGGTGAGCGACCACGACGCACGCTCCTCGTACTCCAACTTCGGTCCGCTGGTGGACCTGTTCGCCCCCGGCGACTCGATCACCTCAGCGGTCTCCTGGGGTGACGAGTGGAGCACCGTCATGTCCGGTACCTCGATGGCCACCCCGCACGTGGCGGGCGTGGCGGCGCTCTACCTCGCCGGCCGGCCCACCGCCACCCCGGCCCAGGTGGCGAACGCCCTGACGGCCGCGGCCACCACCGGGGCGGTGCTGAACGCCGGACGGGGCTCGCCCGACCGCTCCCTCTACGTGGGCAACGTGCCGAACCGGGTGCTCGGCAAGCGCTTCCCGAACGGGACCAACCTCCCGGTCGGGGATCTGCAGACGGTCGAGTCCCGGATCACGGTCAGCGGGGTACCGGGGCGTGCGCCCGCCCAATTGGACGTGGAGCTGTACATCAAGCACCCGGACTCCGGGACCCTGCGGGTCGACCTGATCGCACCCGACGGGACCGTGTATCCGGTCAAGGACGAGTACACCGGGTGGGGCGAGGGCGACTTCGTCGGGCTGTACTCGGTGAACGCCTCCTCGGAGACGGCGGTCGGGGTGTGGAAACTGCGCGTGTTCGACGCCTTCGCAGGGAACACCGGTTACCTCGACGGGTGGGCGCTGCGGTTCTAG
- a CDS encoding SigB/SigF/SigG family RNA polymerase sigma factor, whose amino-acid sequence MPMPAPFSHTAGPTVAGPRPAAAVPLPRIEEPREVAPADARELSRVFFRRLRELAEGTPEHRYVRHTLVEMNTSLVQFAVRPFRSRGDGGDLEDLVQVGTIGLIKAIDRFDPAREVEFSSLAMPYITGEIKRHFRDTTWAVRVPRRLQELRIDLAKAKEELTALVGRPPTVADLAAHLSLTEEEVIDGLVAANGHTSGSLDAPQSDHGDGRTEGHCLAETMGAEEPALEHVEDIQTLAPLLEQLTDRERRMLSMRFGEELTQAQIGAVLGLSQMQVSRLLTRVLAHLRASMLADPEHPEAPAPPQAEPRVEGAAEGAGADVP is encoded by the coding sequence ATGCCGATGCCCGCCCCGTTCTCCCATACCGCCGGCCCCACTGTGGCCGGGCCCCGCCCCGCCGCCGCGGTCCCCCTGCCCCGGATCGAGGAACCCCGTGAGGTGGCCCCGGCGGACGCCCGCGAGCTGTCCAGAGTGTTCTTCCGCAGACTGCGCGAGCTCGCGGAAGGCACCCCCGAACACCGTTACGTACGTCACACGCTCGTCGAGATGAACACCTCGCTCGTGCAATTCGCGGTCCGCCCCTTCCGCAGCCGCGGGGACGGCGGCGACCTCGAAGACCTCGTCCAGGTCGGCACCATCGGCCTGATCAAGGCCATCGACCGGTTCGACCCGGCCCGCGAGGTCGAGTTCTCCTCCCTCGCCATGCCGTACATCACAGGCGAGATAAAGCGGCACTTCCGGGACACCACCTGGGCGGTCCGGGTCCCGCGCCGGCTCCAGGAGCTGCGCATCGACCTCGCCAAGGCGAAGGAGGAGCTGACGGCCCTCGTCGGCCGCCCGCCGACGGTCGCGGACCTCGCCGCACACCTCTCCCTGACGGAGGAGGAGGTCATCGACGGCCTCGTCGCCGCCAACGGCCACACCAGCGGATCCCTCGACGCCCCGCAGTCCGACCACGGAGACGGCCGGACCGAGGGCCACTGCCTCGCCGAGACGATGGGGGCCGAAGAGCCCGCGCTGGAGCACGTCGAGGACATCCAGACCCTCGCGCCGCTGCTGGAACAGCTCACCGACCGCGAGCGGCGCATGCTGTCGATGCGCTTCGGCGAGGAGCTCACCCAGGCCCAGATCGGCGCCGTCCTCGGCCTCTCGCAGATGCAAGTCTCGCGCCTCCTGACCCGGGTACTCGCGCATCTGAGGGCCTCGATGCTCGCCGACCCCGAGCACCCCGAAGCCCCGGCCCCGCCACAAGCGGAACCCCGAGTGGAGGGCGCAGCCGAGGGCGCGGGTGCCGACGTACCGTAG
- a CDS encoding quaternary amine ABC transporter ATP-binding protein, which translates to MSTLIAEHVYKVFGRRPDDVAKAVRALESGGTDRDALRAEGTTAAVIDASFRVEPGQIFVVMGLSGSGKSTLLRMLNGLLEPTAGRILFDGEDLTALSAAELRRVRSTKISMVFQHFALFPHRDVLENAGYGLEVQGVPRAERERRAAEALALCGLGGWEKSWPDELSGGMQQRVGLARALATDADLLLMDESFSALDPLIRRDMQDQLLELQQRLGKTIVFITHDLNEAMRLGDSIAVMRDGRIVQQGTAEDILTRPADDYVASFIQDVDRSRVLTADAVMTDPPADRADCGCPTVAADTPLADLCAVSARVPHPVAVTGADGAVVGSVPQDRLVAFIGDERRAPLHCAEVAA; encoded by the coding sequence GTGTCCACGCTCATAGCCGAGCATGTGTACAAGGTGTTCGGCAGAAGGCCTGATGACGTCGCGAAGGCGGTCCGTGCGCTCGAAAGCGGCGGGACCGACCGCGACGCATTGCGCGCCGAGGGAACGACCGCGGCGGTGATCGACGCCTCGTTCCGCGTCGAGCCCGGCCAGATCTTCGTCGTCATGGGTCTGTCGGGATCCGGCAAGTCCACGTTGCTGCGCATGCTCAACGGACTGCTGGAGCCCACCGCGGGACGCATCCTCTTCGACGGCGAGGACCTCACCGCACTCTCCGCGGCCGAGCTGCGCCGCGTGCGCTCCACCAAGATCAGCATGGTCTTCCAGCACTTCGCGCTGTTCCCGCACCGCGACGTCCTGGAGAACGCCGGCTACGGCCTGGAGGTCCAGGGTGTCCCCCGGGCCGAGCGCGAACGGCGGGCCGCCGAAGCGCTGGCCCTCTGCGGGCTCGGCGGCTGGGAGAAGTCCTGGCCCGACGAGCTCTCCGGCGGCATGCAGCAGCGCGTCGGCCTCGCCCGCGCGCTGGCCACCGACGCCGACCTGCTGCTGATGGACGAGTCGTTCAGCGCGCTCGACCCGCTCATCCGCCGCGACATGCAGGACCAGCTGCTCGAACTCCAGCAACGGCTCGGAAAGACCATCGTGTTCATCACCCACGACCTCAACGAGGCCATGCGGCTCGGCGATTCCATCGCCGTCATGCGCGACGGCCGCATCGTCCAGCAGGGCACCGCCGAGGACATCCTCACCCGCCCCGCCGACGACTACGTCGCCTCCTTCATCCAGGACGTCGACCGCTCGCGCGTGCTCACCGCCGACGCCGTCATGACCGATCCCCCCGCGGACCGGGCCGACTGCGGCTGCCCGACCGTCGCCGCCGACACCCCGCTCGCCGACCTGTGCGCCGTCAGCGCCCGGGTCCCGCACCCGGTCGCCGTCACCGGCGCGGACGGGGCCGTCGTCGGTTCCGTCCCGCAGGACCGCCTCGTCGCCTTCATCGGCGACGAGCGGCGCGCACCGCTGCACTGCGCGGAGGTGGCCGCCTGA
- a CDS encoding ABC transporter permease/substrate binding protein, whose amino-acid sequence MPRLHLGSWVDSGVDFLQSHLSWLFDAISALVTGLYEGIEAVLSAPAPLLLAGILAVAAWWLRGLLAALLALAGFALVDSVGLWPDAMSTLALVVVATLVTLLFAIPLGIWASRSDRVSATLKPVLDFMQTMPAMVYLIPGIIFFGVGVVPGIIATIIFSLAPGVRMTELGIRQVDAELVEAADAFGTTPRDTLVRVQLPLALPTIMAGINQVIMLGLSMVVIAGMVGGGGLGGAVYRAIGSVDIGLGFEAGISIVILAMYLDRMTGALGRQVSPLGRRALAKARAAATGTAKVWSHRPQPVLAVASAVVLSLVAGGLGVFGGSGKSQVNAVGGAGVENIGKGRKVSIGYIPWDEGIASTFLWKELLERRGYQVEAKQLELGALFTGLAGGQVDFQTDAWLPVTQSEYWKKYGNKLDDLGSWYGPTSIELAVPSYMKDVKTLADLKGKAGEFEGRIIGIEPSAGAMGILKDKVLPQYGLDGEYKVVDGSTPGMLAELKRAYAKKEPVAVVLWSPHWAYASYDLTKLADPQGTWGKGDGIHNIARKGFAADEPKIAQWLSSFKLTEAQLTGLEARIQEGGKGNEQQAVRGWLAEHPEVAKLA is encoded by the coding sequence ATGCCCCGCCTCCACCTCGGATCCTGGGTCGACAGCGGTGTCGACTTCCTCCAGAGCCACCTGTCCTGGCTGTTCGACGCCATCAGCGCCCTCGTCACCGGGCTCTACGAGGGCATCGAAGCCGTCCTCTCCGCGCCTGCCCCGCTGCTGCTCGCCGGCATCCTCGCCGTCGCCGCGTGGTGGCTGCGCGGTCTGCTCGCCGCGCTGCTCGCCCTCGCGGGCTTCGCGCTCGTCGACTCCGTCGGGCTGTGGCCCGACGCCATGTCCACGCTCGCGCTGGTCGTGGTCGCCACCCTGGTCACGCTGCTCTTCGCGATCCCGCTGGGCATCTGGGCCTCGCGCTCGGACCGCGTGAGCGCCACCCTGAAGCCCGTACTGGACTTCATGCAGACCATGCCGGCCATGGTCTACCTCATCCCCGGCATCATCTTCTTCGGGGTGGGCGTGGTGCCCGGCATCATCGCCACCATCATCTTCTCGCTGGCCCCCGGCGTACGGATGACCGAGCTCGGCATCCGGCAGGTCGACGCCGAACTCGTCGAAGCCGCCGACGCGTTCGGCACCACCCCGCGCGACACCCTCGTAAGGGTCCAGCTCCCGCTGGCGCTGCCCACCATCATGGCGGGCATCAACCAGGTCATCATGCTCGGCCTGTCCATGGTGGTCATCGCCGGCATGGTCGGCGGCGGCGGCCTCGGCGGCGCCGTCTACCGGGCCATCGGCAGCGTGGACATCGGCCTCGGCTTCGAGGCGGGCATCTCCATCGTCATCCTCGCCATGTACCTGGACCGGATGACCGGGGCGCTCGGCCGCCAGGTCTCCCCGCTCGGCCGGCGCGCCCTGGCCAAGGCCCGCGCCGCGGCCACCGGCACCGCCAAGGTGTGGAGCCACCGTCCGCAGCCCGTCCTCGCCGTGGCCTCGGCCGTGGTGCTGTCCCTGGTCGCGGGCGGCCTCGGAGTCTTCGGTGGATCCGGCAAGTCGCAGGTCAACGCGGTGGGCGGAGCCGGAGTCGAGAACATAGGCAAGGGCCGCAAGGTCAGCATCGGCTACATCCCGTGGGACGAGGGCATCGCCTCCACGTTCCTGTGGAAGGAGCTCCTGGAGCGCCGCGGGTACCAGGTCGAGGCCAAGCAGCTGGAACTGGGCGCGCTCTTCACCGGGCTCGCCGGCGGCCAGGTCGACTTCCAGACCGATGCCTGGCTGCCCGTCACGCAGTCCGAGTACTGGAAGAAGTACGGGAACAAGCTCGACGACCTCGGCTCCTGGTACGGGCCCACCTCCATCGAGCTCGCGGTCCCGTCGTACATGAAGGACGTGAAGACCCTCGCCGACCTCAAGGGCAAGGCAGGGGAGTTCGAGGGCCGGATCATCGGCATCGAGCCCAGCGCGGGCGCGATGGGCATCCTCAAGGACAAGGTGCTGCCGCAGTACGGGCTCGACGGCGAGTACAAGGTCGTCGACGGCTCCACCCCGGGCATGCTCGCCGAGCTGAAGCGCGCCTACGCGAAGAAGGAACCCGTCGCGGTCGTGCTCTGGTCGCCGCACTGGGCGTACGCCTCCTACGACCTGACGAAGCTGGCGGATCCCCAGGGCACGTGGGGCAAGGGCGACGGCATCCACAACATCGCCCGCAAGGGCTTCGCCGCCGACGAACCGAAGATCGCCCAGTGGCTGAGCTCGTTCAAACTGACCGAGGCCCAGCTGACCGGCCTGGAGGCCCGGATCCAGGAGGGCGGCAAGGGCAACGAACAGCAGGCCGTCCGCGGCTGGCTGGCCGAGCACCCCGAGGTCGCCAAGCTGGCTTGA
- a CDS encoding MMPL family transporter, with amino-acid sequence MTTPLYPLPTAITCAALTIVAAFSTLAVASFGQFRVLGPAIAVSVLVMLLGSLTLMPAVLAVAGRKMFWPSRALARVPREGVAARTGSLVARRPLALVLAAVALLGALAAGTAGMRVDYGQSGPGGERTASAVTAAEIARALPAGVSDPTSVFVTASDGGALTAVRLGGLSRALASVGGVGQVAPTVLSQDRRAARIDLFPTADPHGQEARDLVSGPVRDTVAAHRPDGTEAHVGGTAAVFSDIASAVDKDLKVVFPVAAALIALILFLLLRSLLAPVVLMLAVGLGFAATLGSSTLVFQHAAGRPGVDFSLPLVLFLFVVALGTDYNILITDRIREEMDRPGPARAAVARAVRHTAPAIATAGLVLALSFGSLAASQGSATQQIGFATGLGILLSAFVLSVVLVPALAALLGRSLWWPVRQRPGAGHLVPGAGSHRETERVVAG; translated from the coding sequence ATGACGACCCCGCTGTACCCCCTGCCCACGGCGATCACCTGCGCGGCGCTGACCATCGTCGCCGCGTTCTCCACCCTCGCGGTGGCCAGCTTCGGCCAGTTCCGGGTGCTCGGCCCGGCCATCGCCGTGTCCGTACTGGTGATGCTGCTCGGCAGCCTGACCCTGATGCCGGCCGTCCTCGCGGTCGCCGGCCGCAAGATGTTCTGGCCCTCGAGGGCGCTGGCCCGGGTGCCCCGCGAGGGCGTGGCCGCGCGGACGGGGAGCCTGGTGGCACGGCGGCCGCTGGCCCTGGTGCTCGCCGCGGTGGCCCTGTTGGGGGCGCTGGCGGCGGGGACGGCCGGGATGCGGGTGGACTACGGGCAGAGCGGCCCGGGCGGGGAGCGTACGGCTTCTGCGGTGACGGCGGCCGAGATCGCCCGCGCGCTGCCCGCCGGGGTCTCGGATCCGACCAGCGTGTTCGTGACCGCCTCCGACGGGGGCGCGCTGACGGCAGTGCGGCTCGGTGGGCTCTCCCGTGCGCTGGCTTCGGTCGGCGGCGTGGGCCAGGTGGCGCCGACGGTGCTCAGCCAGGACCGCCGGGCGGCCCGCATCGACCTGTTCCCGACCGCCGATCCGCACGGGCAGGAGGCCCGTGACCTGGTCTCCGGGCCGGTCCGGGACACGGTGGCCGCGCACCGGCCGGACGGTACCGAGGCACATGTCGGCGGTACCGCGGCGGTCTTCTCCGACATCGCGTCCGCCGTGGACAAGGACCTGAAGGTGGTCTTCCCGGTGGCGGCGGCGCTGATCGCGCTGATCCTGTTCCTGCTGCTGCGGAGCCTGCTCGCGCCGGTGGTCCTGATGCTGGCGGTGGGGCTGGGCTTCGCGGCCACGCTGGGTTCCTCGACTCTGGTGTTCCAGCACGCGGCGGGCCGGCCGGGCGTGGACTTCTCGCTGCCGCTGGTGCTGTTCCTGTTCGTGGTCGCGCTGGGCACCGACTACAACATCCTGATCACGGACCGGATCAGGGAGGAGATGGACCGGCCCGGTCCGGCCCGGGCGGCCGTGGCCCGGGCGGTGCGCCACACGGCGCCCGCCATCGCGACCGCCGGTCTGGTGCTGGCGCTCTCCTTCGGGAGCCTGGCCGCGAGTCAGGGCTCCGCGACACAGCAGATCGGCTTCGCCACGGGCCTCGGCATCCTGCTCTCCGCGTTCGTGCTGTCGGTCGTGCTGGTGCCGGCCCTGGCCGCGCTGCTGGGCCGGTCCCTGTGGTGGCCGGTCCGGCAGCGCCCGGGGGCCGGGCATCTCGTGCCGGGGGCCGGCAGCCACCGGGAGACCGAGCGGGTCGTGGCCGGCTGA